Proteins from a single region of Sphingomonas morindae:
- the ppa gene encoding inorganic diphosphatase: MNIDLIPIGTNPPHELNVIIEVPVGGEPVKYEFDKKSGALFVDRILHTPMRYPANYGFVPHTLSPDGDPLDALVVARSPFIPGSVVRVRPVAVLKLEDEAGGDEKLLAVPADATFPYYSKVGERNDLPEIVMQQIEHFFTHYKDLEPKKWVRVGSWGDAEEARRIVVEAIELAAKKRAEHGTDAGVKQL, translated from the coding sequence ATGAACATCGATCTCATCCCCATCGGGACCAACCCGCCCCACGAGCTCAACGTCATCATCGAGGTGCCGGTCGGCGGCGAGCCGGTGAAATATGAGTTCGACAAGAAGTCCGGCGCGCTGTTCGTCGACCGGATCCTCCACACGCCGATGCGCTACCCGGCCAATTACGGCTTCGTGCCGCACACCCTCTCGCCCGATGGCGACCCGCTCGACGCGCTCGTCGTCGCGCGCTCGCCCTTCATCCCGGGCTCGGTGGTGCGCGTGCGGCCGGTCGCCGTGCTCAAGCTCGAGGACGAGGCCGGCGGCGACGAGAAGCTGCTCGCCGTGCCGGCGGACGCCACCTTCCCTTATTATTCCAAGGTCGGCGAGCGTAACGATCTGCCCGAGATCGTGATGCAGCAGATCGAGCATTTCTTCACCCACTACAAGGATCTCGAGCCGAAGAAGTGGGTGCGCGTCGGCTCGTGGGGCGATGCCGAGGAAGCGCGCCGCATCGTCGTCGAGGCGATCGAACTGGCCGCCAAGAAGCGCGCCGAACACGGCACCGACGCCGGCGTGAAGCAACTCTGA